CCAAACGCTAACAGAGCGCTGGCTTTGCCACGGCGTTGGCCTTGAGCCGACGTCACAAACTGCGAAACGGGCGCGAACCAACGCATCTCGCCGCTGCGAGATGGGCCTAGATTTCGCGAAAGGGAAAATCATGCGTACAGTCAAAGGTTCGGCTCGCCGCAAGGCGAAGCGCCGTCTGTTCAAGAAGGTCAAAGGGTTCGTCGGCGGTCGTCGCAAGCTGTTGCGCACCGCGAAAGAAACCCTGCTCCGCGCCGGCGTGTTCGCGCGGCGCGATCGCCGGTTGCGCAAGCGCGAGTTCCGCAGCCTGTGGATCATTCGCATCAACGCCGCCTGCCGCGAGCGTGGTTTGCGCTACAGCGAATTTATCAACGGGCTCAACCTCGCCAAGATCGAACTCGATCGCCGCACATTGGCTGAAATGGCGATCGCCGATCCGGCCGGATTCGATGCGATCGTCGCGCGAGTCAAGGACGTGCTCGCCACCGCCGCATAAGCGCCCACTGGGTCGCGCGCGTGGGTGGTAGGAAGGACGACGCGCCTGCCCGACTGGTTCAGGCCGGCGCCAGCCTTCCTGGATTTGCAGGTTACTTCGTCCTGGGTGCGCCAATGTCGTTGGCCAATTTATTAAGCGAGCTAGACCAGTTGCTCGCCGACGCGCAGGCGCGGTTCTCCGCTGCCGGCGGCGCCAACGAGGTGGAAGCCGCCCGCGTCGAATTCCTTGGCGCCAAAAGCGGCCGCCTGAAGGCCGCCCAAAAGTTGCTCGGCGCCGTGCCGCCCCCCGAAAAGCCGGCCGCTGGCAAACGCTTCAACGAAGTAAAGCAAGCGCTCGAAGCGGTCTTCTCCTCAGCCAAGGAAACCCTCGATTCTTCCGCCGACGGCGCAGCGCAGGGGCCCGCCTTCGACATCACCGTCCCTGACGCGCGCGCGCGGCTCGGCCGTCTGCATCCGCTCACGCAAACCATTGGCGACATGAAGGAGATCATGGGCCGGCTCGGCTTCTCGGTCGCCGATGGGCCAGAGGTTGAAGACGAGTGGCATAACTTCGAGGCGTTAAACATCCCCGGCGATCACCCCGCCCGCGATCCGCTCGAAAACTTCTATCTCTCCGCCGCTCGCACCGCCACCGGCAGCCCACTGCTGTTGCGCAGTCAAACCAGCACCGTGCAGATCCGCGTGATGGAGCAAACGCGGCCGCCGGTGCGCATTGTTTCGATGGGTCGTGTCTATCGGCCCGACACGGCCGACGCCACGCACTACCCCATGTTCCATCAGATCGAGGGGCTGTTGATCGATCGCCATGTCACCATGGCCGATCTCAAGAGCGTGCTGCGCTTGTTCGCCATGAGTTACTTTGGCGGCGACGATGTCCACATTCGCTTTCGACCGTCGTTCTTTCCGTTCACCGAGCCCAGCGTCGAAGTCGACATGAGCTGGAACGACGCCTGGATCGAGATGGGGGGCGCCGGCATGGTCGATCCCGCGGTGCTGTCCGCGGTCGGCTACGATCCCGACCAGTTCACCGGTTTCGCCTTTGGGCTAGGCGTCGAACGCGTCTGCGCCCGCCGCCACAACGTGGCCGACATCCGCGAGTTCTACAAGAACGACGTCCGCTTCCTCCGACAGTTTTGATGCTCGCATGATCGTCTCCTGGAATTGGCTCAAAGACTATTTGCCGCTCGACCTGTCGGCCGACGAGTTCGCGCGCCGCTTGATGATGGCGGGCCTGAACCACGAGTCGACCGAGCCGCGCGGCGACGACCTGGCCATCGATCTGGAAGTGACGAGCAATCGCCCCGATTGTCTGGGCCATCTAGGCATCGCCCGCGAAGCCGCCGTGCTCTTTGGCCAGGAACTGAAAACGCCGCCGGCCCAAGTCAAAGAGGCCGCCGCTTCGGTCAACTCGCTCGCCAAGGTGCGCGTCGAGTGTCCGCAACTCTGCCCACACTACACCGCGCGCGTCATCCGCGGCGTTCAAGTCGGGCCCAGCCCGCGCTGGCTGGTGAATCGTTTGGCCACCATCGGCGTCGCCGCGATCAACAACGTGGTCGACGTCACCAACTATGTCCTCTTCGAGTGTGGCCAGCCGCTGCATGCCTTTGATCTGGCGAAACTGAACGGGCCAGAAATCATCGTCCGCGAACCACGCGCCGGCGAGAAGCTCGAAGCCATTGACCATAAAACCTACGACTTGGCCCCCGGCATGTGCGTGATCGCCGACGCCTCTCGCGCGGTGGCCATTGGCGGCATCATGGGGGGCGCCGCCACCGAGGTCTCCTCGGCCACCAAGAACCTGCTGATCGAAGCCGCCGTGTTTTCGCCCGCCAATGTTCGGGCCACGGCTCGCAAGTTGGGGCTGCACAGCGATTCGTCGTATCGCTTCGAGCGCGGCGTCGATCTCGCCGGCGTCGATTGGGCCAGCCGCCGTTGCTGCGAGCTGATCCTCGAACTTGCGGGGGGCGAACTCGCCGCCGGCGTCATAGCTGTCGGCGTTCAGCCGCCGCCGCCGCCGAGCGTCGTCTTGAGACTTTCGCAAATCAAGCGTTTGCTCGGCATCGAAATCCCGCCCGACCGCGTGCGCGACATCCTGAGTTCGCTTGGCAACCAGATCGAGCGGTCGGACCAGCAAAGCATGGTGGTCGTTCCGCCCACCTGGCGCCGCGACTTGTCGCGCGAGGTCGATCTGATCGAAGAGGTCGCCCGCGTCCACGGTTACGATGCGATACCCGAGGACGTGCAGGTGCCGATGGTCGCGTCTGCCAAGAGCCTGGCCGACCGCGTCGTCGAACGTGTGCGCGGCGTGATGACGGCCCGCGGCTTCGATGAGGCGTACACGCTGAGCGTGGTGGACGAGTCGTGGTCCGAAGCGTTTAGTCCTTGGACCGACGCTCCGCCGCTCGTCAGTTCAACGCCGATTCTGCGCCGCGCCGACCGCCTGCGCCGCAGTCTGGCGCC
This Pirellulales bacterium DNA region includes the following protein-coding sequences:
- the pheS gene encoding phenylalanine--tRNA ligase subunit alpha, producing the protein MSLANLLSELDQLLADAQARFSAAGGANEVEAARVEFLGAKSGRLKAAQKLLGAVPPPEKPAAGKRFNEVKQALEAVFSSAKETLDSSADGAAQGPAFDITVPDARARLGRLHPLTQTIGDMKEIMGRLGFSVADGPEVEDEWHNFEALNIPGDHPARDPLENFYLSAARTATGSPLLLRSQTSTVQIRVMEQTRPPVRIVSMGRVYRPDTADATHYPMFHQIEGLLIDRHVTMADLKSVLRLFAMSYFGGDDVHIRFRPSFFPFTEPSVEVDMSWNDAWIEMGGAGMVDPAVLSAVGYDPDQFTGFAFGLGVERVCARRHNVADIREFYKNDVRFLRQF
- the rplT gene encoding 50S ribosomal protein L20, translating into MRTVKGSARRKAKRRLFKKVKGFVGGRRKLLRTAKETLLRAGVFARRDRRLRKREFRSLWIIRINAACRERGLRYSEFINGLNLAKIELDRRTLAEMAIADPAGFDAIVARVKDVLATAA
- the pheT gene encoding phenylalanine--tRNA ligase subunit beta produces the protein MIVSWNWLKDYLPLDLSADEFARRLMMAGLNHESTEPRGDDLAIDLEVTSNRPDCLGHLGIAREAAVLFGQELKTPPAQVKEAAASVNSLAKVRVECPQLCPHYTARVIRGVQVGPSPRWLVNRLATIGVAAINNVVDVTNYVLFECGQPLHAFDLAKLNGPEIIVREPRAGEKLEAIDHKTYDLAPGMCVIADASRAVAIGGIMGGAATEVSSATKNLLIEAAVFSPANVRATARKLGLHSDSSYRFERGVDLAGVDWASRRCCELILELAGGELAAGVIAVGVQPPPPPSVVLRLSQIKRLLGIEIPPDRVRDILSSLGNQIERSDQQSMVVVPPTWRRDLSREVDLIEEVARVHGYDAIPEDVQVPMVASAKSLADRVVERVRGVMTARGFDEAYTLSVVDESWSEAFSPWTDAPPLVSSTPILRRADRLRRSLAPSLLGARRANESLSNSDIELFEIAKIYLPRPAALPQEQLTLAFTTAGDFLHAKGALQSLLDELHVVAAMHVEPFSHRLFERGRAAQIRLGDQLFGYLGEVSPAGRKEFDLRGAATVAEVRLQALLDLAQLVPQYHRTPQFPAIERDVNLVVAENVAWSAVEQTARQAGGRLLESVAYRDTYRDAQRLGAAHKSLLFSLVIRDPEGTLTSQAADAVRDQIVAAASQRFGAVLRAS